A part of Kiritimatiellia bacterium genomic DNA contains:
- a CDS encoding M42 family metallopeptidase — MKDASRRFLESLIRAISPSGYEEEAARVWQAEARGIATAVRHDVHGNSHAVINPGGAPRVLLAGHCDEIGFVVSHIDDNGFLWIQPIGGWDPQIPQGHRVVIRGRKGRVKGVLGKMPVHLLKPEDRDKVTKLERLWVDIGAGSRKEAQKRVAIGDPLVLDHELAELTDKILVGRGFDNRIGAFIVLEVLRRLSKTRLRAEVHAVATVQEEIGIRGARTAAFGIDPQIGIATDVTFATDHPTMDEAVKRFGKISLGGGPVVSRGPNVHPRLFERLVQTAERQKIPHQIEAHGGPTPTDANLIQVSRAGVITALVSTPCRYLHSSCELIHLDDVDAEIELIAETVAGLRPDTDFSLLR; from the coding sequence ATGAAGGACGCTTCCCGCAGGTTCCTAGAGTCGTTGATCCGCGCGATCAGTCCCTCGGGTTACGAGGAGGAGGCCGCCCGCGTGTGGCAGGCCGAGGCGCGCGGCATCGCCACGGCGGTTCGCCATGATGTGCACGGCAACAGCCACGCGGTGATCAATCCCGGCGGCGCACCCCGCGTGCTGCTCGCTGGCCACTGCGACGAGATTGGGTTTGTGGTTTCCCACATCGATGACAACGGCTTCCTCTGGATCCAACCCATCGGCGGCTGGGACCCTCAGATTCCCCAGGGCCACCGCGTCGTGATCCGCGGGCGAAAAGGCCGGGTGAAAGGGGTACTTGGCAAGATGCCTGTGCACCTGCTGAAACCTGAAGATCGCGACAAGGTCACGAAACTCGAGCGACTGTGGGTGGACATCGGCGCGGGAAGTCGGAAGGAGGCGCAAAAGCGCGTGGCGATCGGTGATCCGCTGGTGCTGGATCACGAGCTGGCGGAACTGACCGACAAGATCCTTGTCGGCCGGGGCTTTGACAACCGCATCGGCGCATTCATCGTGCTGGAGGTGCTGCGGCGCCTGTCGAAAACCAGGTTGAGGGCGGAAGTCCACGCGGTGGCCACCGTGCAGGAGGAAATCGGCATCCGGGGCGCACGGACCGCCGCGTTTGGGATTGACCCGCAGATCGGCATCGCGACGGACGTCACCTTTGCGACCGACCACCCCACGATGGACGAGGCGGTGAAGCGGTTCGGCAAAATTTCGCTCGGCGGAGGGCCGGTGGTGTCGCGCGGTCCCAACGTGCACCCGCGGCTATTCGAGCGGTTGGTTCAAACCGCGGAGCGGCAAAAGATCCCGCACCAAATTGAGGCGCATGGAGGGCCGACACCGACGGACGCAAATCTGATCCAGGTTAGCCGGGCCGGTGTCATCACCGCGCTGGTGAGCACGCCGTGCCGATACCTGCACAGCTCCTGTGAGCTGATTCACCTGGACGACGTCGACGCAGAAATCGAGCTGATTGCGGAGACTGTTGCCGGGCTGAGGCCGGACACGGACTTTTCGCTGCTGCGTTGA
- a CDS encoding FAD-dependent oxidoreductase has product MTDQRHNDAGGGLEDPLRFAAVVAHQLKSPIGAAETVLQTLIADLAGPLTPRQKDLLQRADARLTEALETVRRLLTIVRRPAGAGEAVCDAAAVVRRVHQQWLEEAQRRDISLAVDVRDEPAYAKAGEELLVEVLRALIENALKYTPRHGQVRVLVAREEIGGGVRVSVGDSGPGVPEAERTRIFEPFYRAVVPGEGRTPGAGLGLALVRALVESCGGTVRAGGSDLGGAEFVVDLPAATAPAEEAIGAKADRLRVVIVGGVAAGPKVASKVMRLKPDAEVTIIERGELLSYAGCGLPYYVSGTVRDRRALLSTPLGAVRDPIFFHNVRNVSVLSRTEALEVDRRGRRVRIRDLTTGAERWIPYDRLVLATGARPVVPELPGRSLRNIYTLHGVHDAEGIRHAVAGERALDVVLVGGGLIAVEMTKALALRGCRLTIVERMPQILGMLDEEISRLLQQHLEANGVRVLTSVEVKGFRGDEAVRAVVTDHGEIPADLVVLAAGVRPETSLARAAGLTIGPTGGILVDEHLRTSDPDIYAVGDCVENRDLLTGRPTYVPLGSTANKQGRVAAVHLCGGGDRFPGILGTVLCQVFEYCVGRTGLNEREARELGRDVVTVLCAAPDREHFLPGARLLMLKLVVERSSRRLLGLQALGPGEGDKRIDVAATAITAGMTVDQIAHLDLGYAPPFSPALDNLITACNVARNKLDGHFVGVSPLEARRLLRERRDVTLIDVSTPREYDEMRIPGSRLIPLGSLRGRMRELPQEGVLLLCCRNSLRAYEASIVLRHAGFRDVRVLDGGVLMWPFEKVYGT; this is encoded by the coding sequence ATGACCGACCAGCGTCACAACGATGCCGGCGGGGGGCTGGAGGATCCGCTGCGCTTTGCGGCGGTGGTGGCGCACCAGTTGAAATCGCCGATCGGTGCGGCGGAGACGGTGCTGCAGACGCTGATCGCCGATCTGGCGGGCCCCCTGACGCCGCGCCAGAAGGACCTGCTCCAGCGTGCGGACGCGCGGCTCACGGAAGCGCTGGAGACCGTGCGACGGCTGCTGACGATTGTCCGGCGGCCAGCGGGCGCTGGCGAGGCGGTGTGCGACGCGGCGGCGGTCGTGCGGAGAGTGCACCAGCAGTGGCTGGAGGAGGCGCAGCGACGGGACATTTCCCTGGCGGTGGACGTCCGCGACGAGCCGGCGTACGCAAAGGCCGGCGAGGAACTGCTGGTGGAAGTGCTGCGCGCGCTGATCGAGAACGCGCTGAAGTACACGCCGCGCCACGGGCAGGTGCGGGTGCTGGTGGCTCGCGAGGAGATCGGAGGAGGGGTGCGGGTCTCGGTGGGGGATTCCGGCCCGGGCGTGCCGGAGGCGGAGCGAACGCGGATTTTCGAACCGTTCTATCGTGCGGTGGTTCCCGGGGAGGGCCGCACACCTGGCGCGGGACTGGGCCTGGCGCTGGTCCGCGCGCTGGTCGAGTCGTGCGGTGGGACGGTACGGGCCGGCGGTTCGGATTTGGGAGGTGCGGAATTTGTGGTGGACCTGCCCGCCGCGACGGCGCCAGCGGAGGAAGCGATCGGCGCAAAGGCGGACCGGCTGCGGGTGGTGATCGTCGGCGGGGTGGCCGCGGGGCCGAAGGTCGCCTCGAAGGTGATGCGGCTCAAACCGGATGCGGAGGTCACGATCATCGAGCGGGGTGAGCTGCTGTCCTATGCGGGCTGCGGCCTCCCCTACTACGTTTCTGGTACTGTCCGCGACCGCCGCGCGCTGTTGTCGACGCCGCTGGGCGCCGTGCGAGACCCGATTTTTTTCCACAACGTGCGCAACGTGAGCGTGCTCAGCCGCACGGAGGCGCTGGAGGTGGACCGGCGGGGCCGACGGGTGAGGATCCGGGATCTCACCACCGGTGCGGAACGGTGGATCCCTTACGACCGCTTGGTGCTGGCCACCGGTGCCCGGCCGGTGGTGCCGGAGCTGCCGGGCCGGAGCCTCCGCAACATCTATACGCTGCACGGCGTGCACGACGCAGAAGGGATCCGACACGCGGTCGCCGGCGAGCGTGCGCTCGACGTGGTGCTGGTGGGCGGTGGGCTGATCGCAGTGGAAATGACGAAGGCGCTCGCACTGCGCGGTTGCCGGCTGACGATCGTCGAACGCATGCCGCAGATTCTCGGAATGCTGGACGAGGAGATCTCGCGGCTGCTGCAGCAGCACCTCGAGGCGAACGGCGTGCGCGTGCTGACGAGCGTGGAGGTGAAAGGCTTCCGCGGCGACGAGGCGGTCCGCGCGGTGGTGACCGACCACGGCGAGATTCCCGCGGACCTGGTGGTGCTGGCCGCGGGAGTCCGCCCAGAGACCTCGCTGGCGCGGGCGGCGGGGCTGACGATCGGGCCGACCGGCGGCATTCTCGTGGATGAGCATCTTCGTACCAGCGACCCCGACATCTACGCGGTCGGGGACTGCGTGGAAAACCGCGACCTTCTGACGGGCCGTCCGACCTACGTGCCGCTCGGTTCCACCGCGAACAAGCAGGGCCGTGTGGCGGCAGTGCATCTGTGCGGTGGCGGCGACCGGTTCCCGGGCATCCTGGGGACGGTTCTCTGCCAGGTGTTCGAGTACTGCGTCGGGCGCACGGGGCTGAACGAGCGCGAGGCCCGCGAGCTGGGCCGGGACGTGGTGACGGTGCTCTGCGCGGCACCCGACCGGGAGCACTTCCTGCCTGGCGCGCGGCTGCTGATGCTCAAACTGGTTGTGGAGCGCTCCAGCCGGCGGCTGCTCGGGCTGCAGGCGCTCGGCCCGGGCGAGGGGGACAAGCGGATTGATGTCGCCGCGACCGCCATCACCGCGGGGATGACGGTGGACCAGATCGCGCATCTCGACTTGGGCTACGCGCCGCCGTTTTCGCCGGCACTGGACAATCTGATCACCGCATGCAACGTGGCGCGTAACAAGCTGGATGGTCACTTCGTGGGCGTGTCGCCGCTGGAAGCGCGGCGGTTGCTGCGAGAGCGGCGCGACGTGACCCTGATCGATGTCAGCACGCCGCGCGAGTACGACGAGATGCGGATTCCCGGCTCGAGGCTGATTCCGCTGGGCTCGCTGCGGGGCCGGATGCGCGAGCTGCCGCAGGAGGGGGTGCTGTTGCTCTGTTGCCGGAACTCACTGCGGGCCTATGAGGCCTCGATCGTGCTGCGCCACGCGGGATTCCGCGACGTGCGTGTGCTGGATGGCGGAGTCCTGATGTGGCCGTTTGAAAAGGTATATGGAACATGA